The genomic segment GAACTCGTCACCCAGGAGCGGCCGCAGTCCCGGGCGACGGTAGACAGTGTCCACTCCTGCAGCCAGCTGCGCAGTCAGTTCCTCCAGCTGGCGTCGCTGGAGCGTCTGCTGCGCATGGGCGATCGGCCAGATGGCCGCCATTGCAGCCGTGGTCACCATCACGAGTACCACCAGAACGAAACTCGCGAACAGCCTGGCACGCAAGCTCCTGATCACGGCTCACCCTAACCGGCAACCGGGATGGTCACCACCCCGCCTGCCAAGGCCCAGTCTGCTCGGCGGACGTAAACGCAACGTAACACGGGGCTCAAGATTCGCTGAGTGTGAGACGATAGCCGACGCCACGGACGCTCTCGAGACGTACCTGACTGCTAGCGAGTTTCTGGCGCAGCCGGTTCACGTGGACGTCGAGTGTCCGGGATTCCTCGTCCAGATACTCGTCCGACCACACGAGCTGCAAGAGTCGCCGGCGCGGCACGACCCGGCCTGCGTGCGTCGCGAGCACGACGAGAAGATCGAACTCGCGGGGACGCAACGCGATCGGCTGGTCACCGATGAAGGCTTGTCGTCCGTCGCGGTCGATCCGGAGGTCACCGACGACCAGTTCGCGCACCGGTGGGCCGCTGGCGCGTCGAAGCAACGCACGGACGCGAGCCAGGAGTTCGTTCGGCTTGAACGGTTTGGTCACGTAGTCGTCGGCGCCGAGGTCGAGCCCCTCGACGATGTCGCGCTCGTCGTCCAGCGCGGTCAACATCAAGATCGGCGTCGCATGACGTGTGCGGATGGCCCGGCAGACGTCCCGGCCGTGTGTCCCTGGCAGCAGGAGATCGAGAATGACGAGATCCGGTCGCTCGCGCTCGAAGACGGCGAGCGCTTCCGTTCCATCGGTGACGGTGACGACTGCATGCCCGTCACGCCGGAGATACAGTTCGAGGAGCTTCGCGATCCGGACGTCGTCCTCGACGACGAGAATCCGTGCCATTTCACCCTCAGGGCACCGCTGGATAGCCAGCGAGCGCAGCGACATCCGGTGAGAATCCTACGAGAACGGACTCCGGTTGTGCCGGCACGGCGACCCGACGGTAGAGGAGGAACGAGAGGTACTCCCGCCAGGCTCGCGGATCGATGAGGCCGATGGCGAGCCGTCCCCAATCCGGCTGGGCGAGCGACCCGGGTAGTGCGAGCCGGTACGGTACCGGCTGCCAGATCAGGTCGGGGCGCGTCGCAGCGACTGCTGCCTGCTCGCTGGGCGACACGATGACGACCTGCGCGCTCGCTGCAGCACTCGCCAACATCGTTCCCTCGGTTATGGTGAGGTGCGGAAAGTCGCGCAGGTACCACACGAACGGTTGGGCGACGTTAGTGCCGAGGGTGATGGCTAGGCCATGCCCACCCGTCGGATCGCGCGGATCGAACTGGAACATGGTGAGGTCAGTGCTCGCCCGGCGAATCCGATCGATCGCTTCGACCAGCCCGGGCGACGCATCACCGGCGTGCAGCACCGTGCCGGGCCGGTAGCTGGTAACGGCATTCGCCAGCATCGCGTCGCGCACGGCCAGAGTGAGGAGCGCGAGGAGCACCAAGACGATCGGCGTCGATCGAGCGGCGCTCGCCAGCAGCCAAATGTTCCGCAGAATCCAGAGCGCGACGAGCAGGAGCAAAACGAGACTGATCGTCCCGGCGAGCCAGACGAAGAAGCTCCCCTGCGGGCCAGCCAAAAGGCGTCCGGCGAGACTCGCCCCGATGAAGACGACGATGGCCAGCATGCCGAGTGTGGCCGCGTTCCAGCGGTTGCCGAAGGCCCGCCAGGGAATGCGTGTCGAGATGGCCGCTAGGCCGAACGCTCCGAGCATTCCTGAGGCAGCGGCCACGAGTGCCAGCACTGCCCGCGAACCGTTCCCAAAGAGGACCGCAAAAAGCACCATGGCAGTAGCCAGCCCGACCAGCGAGCGGGGGCGCCCGCTGCGCCACAGCACGACGGTGCCAGTGAGTGCGGCGACGAGGATCGGAAACTCGTCGCTCGCGAGGAGGACGAGCGGTACTGACCAGCGTGCACCAGGCTCGGCCAAGAAGTCGTGCCACAACGCCGACCAGCTGGCCGTGACGAAGGTCGCCAAACCGGACGGTCGAGTGAACAGGAGCGTGCTCGTCGCCGCGAGCATGACGAGCCCACTCGTGACCAGATATGCGGTACCCTGCAGGCGCGCCCGCGTGCGGACGACGGCGAGGCCGAGGAACACGAGGGCGAGGATCCACCCGATCGGATGCGCGAGGGGCAAGGCAGCCAGCACGGCACCGAGCACCGTCGCGCTCGTCCTGCCCGGCCAGCGGACGAGGACGATGCTGGCGAGCAGTCCCAGCGTCACGAGCAGGGCCGCTCCGTCGAGCCGCGTGCTGGCGAGCGTGAGCGTGGGCGAGAGGATCAGGAGAACCGCAGCAGCGAGCGCGACGGTCCGTCCGACTCCCCGGGCGAGCACGGCGAGTGCCGGAACGATGGCGAGCCCGGCCAACATGCTGGGAAGCCGGGCGGCACCATCGCCGGGGCCGAACAGGAAGAACGACAGCGCAGCCAGGATGGTCGGTAACGGCTGGGCCCAACCCTCTGCCGAGAGGTCACTGCCGCTGACGACAGCGAGCGCATCGCTCGCCAGAGTCGCCTCGTGCGGGTCGAGCGGGTAGGAGCGGAAACCGTAGAGGCGTGTCACCGCGGCGACGAGCACCAGTGCCAGCCAGGGTGCCGCGTCGCGGAGCCAGTTTCCGAGCGGCACGTGGCGGTCGAGCAGACTCGTCGTGTCGCGCGTCGGTGAGGTGTCGGCAGCGTTCATCGTATCGTCTCCCCTCCGGTCGGAACCGGTGGCACCGCGAGGACCGCCTCGAGCCGCGGCTGATCGATCCGTGCCTCGCGGAAGGCTGGTACGAGGTCGTTGCGCACGTAGACGCGGAAACGGTAGGAACCGATCGGTGACGGAAGCTCGCGCATCGTGACGAGCCGGAACAGTTTGGCTTGCTGTTCGGGTTCCCGAGCGGTCGCGATGCTGCGCCAGACGCTGCGCAAGACGTCCAGAAGCGAGTACGGAGGCGGTTCGTTGGTCTGCAGGTTTTGCCGCGACGGTGTCTTGAGTTCCGGCGCGATCGCGAAGGCGCGGTACGTCGTCTCCTCCGGATACCACCAGCGCATCGGGTAGTCGAAGGCGGTGTACGTGCCGCGCAGGAGCGTGTCGGTTTCGGGCCGGAGGTATTCCAGCGAGTACAGAATGATCGGCGGCGGATGCTCGGGCAGCGCCGAGATCGTGGTGCCGAAGTAGCGCCGATTCGGAAATTCGCGGAGATACCAGTTCATCGGCCACTGCGTGCCCGAGTCGTACCACACCTCCAGCCCCATGCCACCGGTCAGCTCGAGCGACAGGCGCTCGAGGTCACGCGTGAGCTGGACGACGTGCGGTGAGGTCTGGACGTAGATCAACATGTCCCGCGGGACATCGCCTTCCCGATACGTTACGCGCCAACCAGCGTGGACCTGGAAGAGCATGAGAGCCGCTATCCAGGCCAGGGCGAGCGTGCGCCCGTACGGCCGCCAACCGCGATCGACCGCAGTGGCCAGGAGCAGGATCACGGCGACGAGAAGCGGGATCCATGCCAGACGCAGCCACTCCGCGCTGCCTGCTCGGACGGTGCGCAGAGGAACACCGGTCGTGCTGTCGTATGGGCCAGCGGTGAGCCAGCTCATGGCGAGGTACCACTGGGCGAGCAGGAGCACGGTGAGGAGCGCGAGCGCAAGGGCGACGTGGCGCTGGGAGAGACGCCAGATGCGCCACGCGTCCTCCAGACGCTCGAGGAGCTGGCCAGCCAGGAGTCCGGCCAGCAGGCACATCGGCACGCTGATATGGATGACCAGCCAGGGCATTTTTTCGCCAGCCCAGGAGAGGACGGCGAGCATGAGAGCGCTCCAGTAGACGAGGAAGGCCCCGGTCTGCCAGCGGCGCGGAAACGGTGCGCCACCCAGGACAGTGCGGAGGCCACCCCAAACGGCGGCTGCGACACCGATCGGGAAGGCGAGCACCGCCACCGGCTCGTACTGCGGCATCATGACGAGATAATAGAACCAGGGCTGCTCACCGCGCTGGACGCCATGCTGGCCGAGCCAGTAGCCGAGCGCGCCGAACGTGCCGCTGGCGAGACCACCGAGGTTCGTGAAGAGACTGGTGTAGAGCGTGACGAAGAGGGCGAGGCCGATGCTCGCGCCCCAGGCGAGTCCTGCGCGGTCGCTCCACGCATTCCCGAGTGCTCGTGCGATCGAGCCTGGCGGTGCAGCCTGGCTGAGCCAGTCGTTCCAGGACTGGCCGGCTGGCTTCGAGCGAGCCACGAGACGCCAGCTCCACAGTATCCAGAGGAGGCCGATCCCGATCGCCGCGAGCGTGATGGGATGGGTCAGGAGGCGGATCGTGAAGGTGGCGATCGCTTCGCGCGTCGGATTCTCCCATGGTATGGGTGGTGGACCAGGCACACCGAGCCGGTCGAAGAGGACGAGGAGGAGGCCGAAGGCTGTGAGGGCCATGCCACTGGTGGCGAGGACGATCGGTGCGACACGCGCGGCGAAGGCCAGCGCGACGAACGTGACCAGGATGAATGCCGAAACGAACGTGACCTCGTGCGTCGTGAGCATGAAGGCACCGGTGATCAGGAACAGCACGATCCAGCGTCGTTCTGGACGTTCCACGTAACGCAAGAAGCAGACGAACCAGAGAACTGTGGCGGTCACAGCGAAGATGTCGTGTCGGATGAATCGACTGAAGTAGAGTACCGAGGGAGAAACCAGGAGGAAGACACTGGCCGCGAGTGCGCCCCAGCGTCCGAGGAACCGGTCACCACGCAGCAGGACAGGCAAGAGGACGAGGACGACACCGAACAGGGCAGCCGGCACGCGCGAGGCCCAGTCGCTACTGCCCAAGAGGAGGTAAGCGAGCGCGTCGAGGTGGAAGAGGGCCGGCCCGTGCATCATCGGGTGATGGATATACCCGTTTCCCTGCTCGTAGACCCAGGAAAAGTAGGTGTGCAGTGACTCGTCGTGGTGGAGCGTGCGCGATCCGAGATCCCAGAAGCGGGTCACGAAGGCAAGGGCAGCGATCAGCAGGTAGGCCAGCTGTTCGACTGTTGGCCGAGCGAGCTGTGCGCCGAGCCGGAGTCGGATGGTCGGTCTCGCAGCGGGTGACGGTACTGGTGTGCTCATCCGTCTCGCTTGCCCCTCGGATCGGACAGGCCTCTCGTCGCGGGGATTCTACCAGTCGAGTATGCTCGGGAAGAGGCCAGAGCGGACTGTTGGGAGTCGAACGATGGCGGAATCGTCACGGCCACGCTGTACCGTCTTTCTGGTATCCGACGGAGTCGGTACGACTGCCCAAGCGGTTCTCGACGCGGCGATGGCGCAGTTCCCCCATGTCGATTTCGAAGTGAGACGGTTCCCAGGGGTGCGGACACTCGATCAAGTGAAGGAGGTTGTCGAAGAGGCGGAGCGTGCGAATGGGATCATCGTCCATACCGTCGTCATCGTGGAGATTCGTCGCCTCCTCGTGCGGGAGTGCCATGCCCGCCTTATCGACCATGTCGATCTGTTGGGACCGCTGTTGGGTCAGATCTCGCAAAAAGTGGGTGTGGAACCACTGCTCAGGCCGGGTGCTGCGCGTGGTGTGGGGCCTGAGTACTTCCAGCGGATCGAGGCGATCCAATATACGGTGCGCCACGACGATGGCCAGGGACTCGAGACGCTCGGTGAAGCTGATATCGTCCTCGTTGGGGTCTCCCGCACGTCCAAGACACCGTTGTCAGTGTACCTGTCGATGTCGGGTTGGAAGGTTGCGAACGTCCCGATCATCCTGAACGTTCCGCCACCACCGCAGCTCCGACAGATCGATCAGCGCAAGATCGTTGGCCTTACCATCGATAAGGACGAGCTCGTCCGTATCCGTCAGCACCGCTTGCAAGCACTCGGCGGTTCCTTACCCGGCGAATATGCCGACCCAGAGAAGATTGCTGAGGAGCTGATTTACTTCCGGCGAGTCGCGCGCAGCGGCTATCCCTGGCCGCTCGTGAACATCACCGGGAAATCGATCGAAGAGATCGCTAAAGAAGTGGTGTCGATCATCCAGCGGCAGCGCTTGCGCGGGCTGATCGGCGCCGGCGAGGGAAACGCTGACTGACACGGGAAAGGACGTTCGATCGGTGGGACGACGGACACGACGTGTCTGGTGGATCGTCGGGGTATCGCTGCTCCTCGTGGTGAGCTGCGTGGCCACGACTGCGGGCTTCGCTTGGCTGGTTTCGGGAGGGGTGAACAGCTGGTTCGAGCAGCCGCACGTGGCGGAGATCCGTGTGCGCGGCACGATCGTCTTACGCGGCAGTGGCGGCCTCCTGACCGGTGAGGCGGCGAGTGCCGAGCGGATCGTCGAGCAGCTCGACCGAGCCAGGGAGAATCCGAAGGCCAAAGTCATACTGCTCCGGGTCGATAGCCCGGGCGGTGGCGTGAATGCCGCCCGCGAGATCTGGGCGGCAGTCCGGCGGGTGCAGGATGCGGGGAAACCGGTCGTCGCGTTCTTCGAGGACACCGCAGCGTCCGGAGGCTACTATATCAGTGCCTCGGCTGACCGTATCGTGGCGATGCCCGACACCATAACCGGCAGTATCGGTGTGATTGCAATCGTTCCGGATCTTTCCGGTCTGTACGAGAAGGTGGGGATCCGGTACCAGGTCGTCAAGAGTGGCGAATTCAAGGATATGCTCTCGAGCGATCGGCCGATGACTCCTGAAGAGCGAGCGATTCTCGAACGCCTCATCCAGGAAGCGTACGATGAGTTCGTGCGGGTTGTTGCCGAGGGACGAGGCCTCCCGGAGGAACAGGTGCGCGAGCTTGCCGACGGCCGGATCTATACGGGGCGCCAGGCAGCCGAGCTGGGTTTGGTCGACGAGCTGGGTGGCTACCGCGATGCGCGAGCAGTCGCTGGCCAACTCGCTGGCTTGGGGAGCGAGCCCCCTGTTCGGGTCTACAGTGCCCCGCCCAGTTTCTGGGAAACGTTGAGCGGGACGGCTGCGTCATTGCTCTTCGGCACCGAACAAGGGCCGGCCGTCGTCGTGCCGACCGGCCCCATCGACGTGCGGTACGAACTCGGCTGGTAGGGATACCTGCGGTCAATCGTCGGCACTCGGCTGAGCGACGGGTGCTACGCGTGCGCGCCGATCCTCCAGGAAGGGCGTGATCAGGTCGATCGGGACCGGGAAGATGATCGTGCTGTTCCGCTCGGTCGCGATCTCGGTCAGGGTCTGGAGGAAGCGCAGTTGGAGTGCTCCCGGTACGCTCAAGAGCGTCCGTGCGGCTTCGGCGAGCTGACCTGCCGCGGCGAGTTCGCCCTCGGCGTGAATGATCTTGGCGCGCTTTTCGCGTTCGGCTTCGGCCTGACGAGCCATCGCGCGCTGCATCGACTCGGGGAGTTCGACGTCCTTGATCTCGACGATGCTGACCTTGACGCCCCACGGCTCGGTTTGCTCGTCGATGATTTCCTGCAACTTCTGATTGATCTTCTCGCGCTCGGCCAGCAGCTCGTCGAGCTCGACTTGCCCGAGGACGCTCCGCAGGGTGGTCTGCGCGATTTGGGACGTCGCACGGATGAAGTCGGCGACATTGACGACGGCCGCGTTCGGATCGACGACGCGGAAATAGGCGACGGCATTCACCCGGACGGTGACGTTATCGCGCGTGATGACCTCCTGGACAGGGATGTCCATGGTCACGACGCGGAGGTCGACCTTGACCATGCGCTCGATGATCGGGATGAGCAGGATCAGCCCTGGCCCGCGGGGTCCGACGAGTCGCCCGAGCCGGAAAACGACGCCCCGCTCGTACTCCTGAACCACCTTGATCATCGAGCTCAGGAACATCAGGACGAGGACGACAACGACCGCGCCGGTAATCAGTGACGTGAGACCCATCGGATCGTTCTCCTCTCGGGTTCCTGCACGACGCTACGTCCGCCGGAACAAGGCGGCGAGTGCTCCCCTTCGCCGCGCGGGCGCTGTCTTCGCCTGCGCCGGCTCCGTCGCTGCCTCTTCCGTCAGCGGTTCGACGAGCAGAACCAGCCCTTCGACTCCGACTACTCGAACGGCTTGGCCGGCCGGGATCGGTCCGGATAGGCTGCGGGCTCGCCAGAGTTCTCCCTCGACGAAGACCATGCCTTCCGGCTCGAGCGCACGCCGGGCCACGGCGCGAGCGCCGATCAGCGCTTCCTTGCCGGTCGCTGGCCGCCGGGCATGGGCACGGGCCACGAGGTAGACGAGAACGAGGAACACAGCAGCGACCGTTCCGGTGACCGCAATGACTACTGCACGGGAGAGCTGGAAGGCGGGGTTGGCTGGCGACTGCAAGAGCAAGAGCGACCCGAGCGCGAAGGAGACGATGCCGCCGAGCGTTAGGACACCATGTGTGGGTACATACAGGTCGATGAGGAAGAGAAGAAATGCAAAGGCCATGAGCAACACACCGGTCCAGTTCACGTCGAGGGTACCGAGCGCATAGAGTCCCAGAAGCAGGAGGATTCCTCCCAGAACGCCCGGCAGGATACTGCCGGGATTGGCGAGTTCGAAAAAGATGCCGAGCATACCGAGGCTTAGCAAGATGTAGGCGATGTTCGGGTCGCTGAGTATCTGGAAGAAACGCTCCAGAACGGTCATGTCGACCGTGACGATTTCGGCGTCACGCGTACGGAGCGTCACGCTACCGGCGCTGGTGCTGACCGTACGACCGTCCACCGCGTCGAGCAGGGCATCGAGCGAGGGAGCGACGAGGTCGACGACTCCCAGCGCTGCTGCCTCGTCGGCCGTGATGTTCACGGCCTCGCGGACCGCTTGCTCGGCCCAGTCGGCGTTCCGCCCGTGGCGCTCCGCCAGGCTGCGGATCTTGGCGACCGCGTCGTTCACCAGCTTGCGCTGCATGGTGTCATCGGTTTGGGTGGGCTGGCCGTCCTGACCGATCAGAACCGGGCTCGCCGATCCGATGTTCGTCGCCGGTGCCATGGCAGCGATGTGCGCGGCATAGGTGATGAAGACCCCAGCCGAAGCAGCCCGCGCCCCTTGCGGTGCAACATAGACGATAACGGGGATGGGACTTTGCAGAATATCCTGGACGAT from the Thermomicrobium sp. 4228-Ro genome contains:
- a CDS encoding NfeD family protein; amino-acid sequence: MRNLRQGIVALAIWLFGLSLLAQQTAAAGERVYLLEVDGAITPVMADYVARGIDAAVANGAEAVVIRLDTPGGLSSAMDDIVQDILQSPIPVIVYVAPQGARAASAGVFITYAAHIAAMAPATNIGSASPVLIGQDGQPTQTDDTMQRKLVNDAVAKIRSLAERHGRNADWAEQAVREAVNITADEAAALGVVDLVAPSLDALLDAVDGRTVSTSAGSVTLRTRDAEIVTVDMTVLERFFQILSDPNIAYILLSLGMLGIFFELANPGSILPGVLGGILLLLGLYALGTLDVNWTGVLLMAFAFLLFLIDLYVPTHGVLTLGGIVSFALGSLLLLQSPANPAFQLSRAVVIAVTGTVAAVFLVLVYLVARAHARRPATGKEALIGARAVARRALEPEGMVFVEGELWRARSLSGPIPAGQAVRVVGVEGLVLLVEPLTEEAATEPAQAKTAPARRRGALAALFRRT
- a CDS encoding response regulator transcription factor, giving the protein MSLRSLAIQRCPEGEMARILVVEDDVRIAKLLELYLRRDGHAVVTVTDGTEALAVFERERPDLVILDLLLPGTHGRDVCRAIRTRHATPILMLTALDDERDIVEGLDLGADDYVTKPFKPNELLARVRALLRRASGPPVRELVVGDLRIDRDGRQAFIGDQPIALRPREFDLLVVLATHAGRVVPRRRLLQLVWSDEYLDEESRTLDVHVNRLRQKLASSQVRLESVRGVGYRLTLSES
- the sppA gene encoding signal peptide peptidase SppA produces the protein MGRRTRRVWWIVGVSLLLVVSCVATTAGFAWLVSGGVNSWFEQPHVAEIRVRGTIVLRGSGGLLTGEAASAERIVEQLDRARENPKAKVILLRVDSPGGGVNAAREIWAAVRRVQDAGKPVVAFFEDTAASGGYYISASADRIVAMPDTITGSIGVIAIVPDLSGLYEKVGIRYQVVKSGEFKDMLSSDRPMTPEERAILERLIQEAYDEFVRVVAEGRGLPEEQVRELADGRIYTGRQAAELGLVDELGGYRDARAVAGQLAGLGSEPPVRVYSAPPSFWETLSGTAASLLFGTEQGPAVVVPTGPIDVRYELGW
- a CDS encoding pyruvate, water dikinase regulatory protein codes for the protein MAESSRPRCTVFLVSDGVGTTAQAVLDAAMAQFPHVDFEVRRFPGVRTLDQVKEVVEEAERANGIIVHTVVIVEIRRLLVRECHARLIDHVDLLGPLLGQISQKVGVEPLLRPGAARGVGPEYFQRIEAIQYTVRHDDGQGLETLGEADIVLVGVSRTSKTPLSVYLSMSGWKVANVPIILNVPPPPQLRQIDQRKIVGLTIDKDELVRIRQHRLQALGGSLPGEYADPEKIAEELIYFRRVARSGYPWPLVNITGKSIEEIAKEVVSIIQRQRLRGLIGAGEGNAD
- a CDS encoding slipin family protein, with amino-acid sequence MGLTSLITGAVVVVLVLMFLSSMIKVVQEYERGVVFRLGRLVGPRGPGLILLIPIIERMVKVDLRVVTMDIPVQEVITRDNVTVRVNAVAYFRVVDPNAAVVNVADFIRATSQIAQTTLRSVLGQVELDELLAEREKINQKLQEIIDEQTEPWGVKVSIVEIKDVELPESMQRAMARQAEAEREKRAKIIHAEGELAAAGQLAEAARTLLSVPGALQLRFLQTLTEIATERNSTIIFPVPIDLITPFLEDRRARVAPVAQPSADD
- a CDS encoding flippase activity-associated protein Agl23 is translated as MSTPVPSPAARPTIRLRLGAQLARPTVEQLAYLLIAALAFVTRFWDLGSRTLHHDESLHTYFSWVYEQGNGYIHHPMMHGPALFHLDALAYLLLGSSDWASRVPAALFGVVLVLLPVLLRGDRFLGRWGALAASVFLLVSPSVLYFSRFIRHDIFAVTATVLWFVCFLRYVERPERRWIVLFLITGAFMLTTHEVTFVSAFILVTFVALAFAARVAPIVLATSGMALTAFGLLLVLFDRLGVPGPPPIPWENPTREAIATFTIRLLTHPITLAAIGIGLLWILWSWRLVARSKPAGQSWNDWLSQAAPPGSIARALGNAWSDRAGLAWGASIGLALFVTLYTSLFTNLGGLASGTFGALGYWLGQHGVQRGEQPWFYYLVMMPQYEPVAVLAFPIGVAAAVWGGLRTVLGGAPFPRRWQTGAFLVYWSALMLAVLSWAGEKMPWLVIHISVPMCLLAGLLAGQLLERLEDAWRIWRLSQRHVALALALLTVLLLAQWYLAMSWLTAGPYDSTTGVPLRTVRAGSAEWLRLAWIPLLVAVILLLATAVDRGWRPYGRTLALAWIAALMLFQVHAGWRVTYREGDVPRDMLIYVQTSPHVVQLTRDLERLSLELTGGMGLEVWYDSGTQWPMNWYLREFPNRRYFGTTISALPEHPPPIILYSLEYLRPETDTLLRGTYTAFDYPMRWWYPEETTYRAFAIAPELKTPSRQNLQTNEPPPYSLLDVLRSVWRSIATAREPEQQAKLFRLVTMRELPSPIGSYRFRVYVRNDLVPAFREARIDQPRLEAVLAVPPVPTGGETIR